The Homalodisca vitripennis isolate AUS2020 unplaced genomic scaffold, UT_GWSS_2.1 ScUCBcl_301;HRSCAF=1999, whole genome shotgun sequence genome contains a region encoding:
- the LOC124370570 gene encoding uncharacterized protein LOC124370570 — MADYVEYDSAGTLGEEYNERVEKNSDESEDRPKVLVKKRKGKQEEREKLKLSEIEKFLELYELYHCLWDYKVDEYKDRNAKEHALEEIVRGMEKREFTVKKAKDKIRVLRNTYSNELTKIYKSKVSGAGLDDVYVPTLRWFSTIDRIIGGVVQSRGSQSVGLFQEQSSTQVQQDDADKDEETIFEDVQDIPSSSIPSTSSGRIIREKPSSASKQIPYAKPISRKVAGERLGKIQNSVQQLKDISDKVLAPERIKDMCEYELFGQFIASQLKKLPEINALAVMQKIQTCLMNERMTIARGNSMSHYQWEDTLTTSSSMVSPNQED; from the exons ATGGCAGATTACGTAGAATATGACAGTGCAGGAACCTTAGGGGAAGAATATAATGAAAGAGTTGAGAAGAATAGTGATGAAAGTGAAGATAGGCCGAAAGTATTAGTGAAGAAACGTAAAGGAAAGCAAGAagagagagagaaattaaaattgtcCGAAATTGAAAAATTTCTAGAGTTGTATGAGCTGTACCATTGCTTATGGGACTATAAAGTAGACGAATACAAAGACAGAAATGCAAAAGAACACGCATTGGAAGAAATTGTCCGTGGTATGGAGAAACGAGAGTTCACAGTCAAGAAGGCTAAAGATAAAATACGCGTTCTTCGCAACACATACAGCAACGAGCTGACTaagatctataaaagcaaagtCTCAGGGGCAGGTCTCGATGATGTGTATGTTCCGACGCTGAGATGGTTCTCAACAATTGATCGAATCATTGGAGGTGTTGTCCAATCTCGAGGGAGCCAATCAGTAGGACTTTTTCAG GAGCAATCAAGCACTCAAGTTCAGCAAGATGATGCAGACAAAGATGAAGAAACTATCTTTGAAGATGTTCAAGATATTCCTTCTTCATCTATTCCATCTACTTCTAGTGGTCGTATTATACGTGAGAAGCCCTCAAGTGCTTCTAAGCAAATTCCTTATGCCAAACCGATATCAAGAAAAGTAGCTGGTGAACGCCTAGGAAAAATACAAAACTCAGTACAACAACTGAAGGACATTTCAGATAAGGTTCTTGCACCTGAACGTATAAAAGATATGTGCGAGTATGAATTGTTCGGCCAGTTTATTGCCAGTCAGCTAAAAAAGCTTCCCGAGATAAATGCTTTGGCAGTAATGCAAAAAATTCAAACGTGCCTCATGAATGAGAGGATGACCATTGCTCGCGGTAATTCCATGTCACACTACCAATGGGAAGACACCTTAACTACATCCTCTTCCATGGTGTCTCCAAATCAAGAAGATTAA